The Malus domestica chromosome 06, GDT2T_hap1 genome has a segment encoding these proteins:
- the LOC103437566 gene encoding trihelix transcription factor ASR3-like, protein MALESMNHEAASPRPDQAGKQQTPNGSSEDKTKITRHPRWTRHETFVLIEGKRVVENAVQRGRRSTSALGAENFEPKWDLVSSYCRQRGMSRLPVQCRKRWSNLLVDFKKIRNWEAQIEREAESFWVMRNDVRRERRLPGFFDREVYNVLDGKEVTATEACPLALFMPGQTDAMDGDGTEEAAAEEEEEEGPEKDLHGGRDDMAEDGLCSDFEESGQDKTAKKSKNKNIMQDSPTKTVTTPMPNSGAVKEKRSLGSKTSGENIYQEKWKQRRVSTDESEHSNNIDQLVKVLERSSNMLSAQLEAHNINCHLEREQRKEQNNSILAALGKVTDVLARIADKL, encoded by the exons ATGGCATTGGAGTCTATGAATCATGAAGCTGCCAGTCCTAGACCTGACCAAGCTGGCAAGCAGCAAACGCCGAACGGGAGCAGCGAAGACAAAACGAAGATCACGAGGCATCCTCGATGGACCAGACACGAGACCTTTGTCCTTATAGAGGGCAAGAGGGTCGTGGAGAATGCGGTCCAGAGGGGGCGGCGATCTACTTCAGCATTGGGGGCAGAAAATTTCGAACCCAAGTGGGATTTGGTCTCATCTTACTGCAGGCAGCGCGGCATGAGCAGATTGCCTGTTCAGTGCAGGAAAAGATGGAGCAATCTGCTTGTGGATTTTAAGAAAATCAGGAACTGGGAGGCACAGATAGAGCGAGAGGCTGAGTCTTTTTGGGTGATGAGGAATGATGTGAGGAGGGAGAGGAGGCTGCCTGGGTTCTTTGATCGGGAGGTTTACAATGTGTTGGATGGAAAGGAAGTGACTGCAACGGAAGCCTGTCCACTGGCATTGTTTATGCCGGGGCAAACAGATGCGATGGATGGTGATGGAACAGAGGAGGCGGCTgcagaggaagaggaggaggaaggaccTGAGAAAGATTTACATGGTGGTCGAGATGATATGGCAGAAGATGGATTATGTTCAGATTTTGAAGAGTCTGGGCAAGACAAGACAGCCAAGAAATCGAAGAACAAAAACATTATGCAAGACAGTCCAACAAAAACAGTCACAACTCCAATGCCTAATTCAG GTGCGGTAAAGGAGAAACGAAGTCTAGGCTCAAAGACTTCCGGAGAAAATATTTATCAGGAGAAATGGAAGCAGAGGCGGGTGTCGACAGATGAAAGCGAACACAGCAACAACATCGACCAGCTGGTCAAAGTTCTGGAAAGGAGCAGCAACATGCTGAGTGCGCAACTTGAAGCTCATAACATAAATTGCCATTTGGAAAGGGAACAAAGGAAGGAGCAAAACAACAGCATACTCGCTGCTCTCGGCAAGGTCACAGATGTTCTAGCAAGAATTGCTGACAAACTATGA
- the LOC103437475 gene encoding magnesium protoporphyrin IX methyltransferase, chloroplastic-like — protein MASSASLSLPLHFPNPNPRPIFFPKPTKSTTLKPPARTTTVKPLFALPPADVDSATIAAIGGGSVAALAAALSLSDPENRRRLQAEEVGGGDKEVVKDYFNKSGFERWKKIYGETDDVNRVQRDIRLGHSKTVENVMKMLTDEGPLQGVSVCDAGCGTGCLAIPLAKEGAVVTAADISAAMVAEAEKQAKEQLKLSNGFSAGPVLPKFVVKDLESLDGKYDTVVCLDVLIHYPQSKADGMIAHLASLAENRLLISFAPKTLYYDVLKRIGELFPGPSKATRAYLHSEADVERALKKVGWRIRKRGLTTTQFYFSRLVEAVPAN, from the exons atggcgtCCTCCGCCTCGCTATCTTTGCCACTCCACTTCCCCAACCCCAATCCCAGGCCCATATTCTTCCCAAAGCCCACAAAATCCACCACCCTAAAACCCCCTGCCCGCACCACCACCGTCAAGCCCCTCTTCGCCCTCCCACCCGCCGACGTCGACAGCGCTACTATCGCCGCCATTGGCGGCGGCTCGGTGGCCGCCCTTGCCGCCGCGCTCTCCTTATCCGACCCGGAAAACAGGCGCCGCCTCCAGGCCGAGGAGGTCGGCGGCGGCGACAAGGAGGTCGTGAAGGACTACTTCAACAAGTCCGGGTTCGAGCGGTGGAAGAAGATATACGGAGAGACGGATGACGTCAACAGGGTTCAGAGGGACATCAGGCTCGGCCACTCCAAGACCGTTGAGAATGTGATGAAGATGTTGACCGATGAGGGCCCACTTCAGGGGGTCTCTGTGTGCGACGCCGGGTGTGGGACCGGGTGCTTGGCCATTCCGCTGGCGAAGGAAGGGGCCGTTGTCACGGCTGCTGATATTTCGGCTGCCATGGTTGCAGAGGCTGAGAAGCAG GCAAAAGAGCAGCTTAAGTTAAGCAATGGCTTCTCAGCAGGGCCAGTACTGCCGAAATTCGTAGTGAAGGATTTGGAGAGCTTGGATGGGAAGTACGACACAGTGGTCTGTCTTGATGTTTTGATTCATTACCCGCAGAGCAAGGCTGATGGGATGATTGCCCATCTTGCTTCATTGGCGGAGAATCGCTTGCTTATAAGTTTTGCGCCAAAGACATTGTATTATGATGTGCTAAAGAGGATAGGAGAGTTGTTCCCGGGGCCTTCGAAGGCAACGAGGGCGTATCTACATTCGGAGGCAGATGTGGAGAGAGCCTTGAAGAAGGTTGGGTGGAGGATAAGGAAGAGAGGACTAACCACtacacaattttatttttcgaGGCTGGTCGAGGCTGTTCCTGCTAATTGA